In one Pasteuria penetrans genomic region, the following are encoded:
- a CDS encoding M1 family metallopeptidase, whose amino-acid sequence MKKWFWWAGMIGILLDPGCYFDSHAYTSRVFENRGDHSSRPVYQISATYSPQQRDVTGHMRVEIPSDLPEAKGEEVFFRLYPNAFHHNWAVDKESHPEKPGFLSVQNVKVNGQEVSAKLWRDETVMKVDLPRRAVGTALTLDMDYHLRIPQGGLQQLKQNGNTALLAQWYPMLAVRDQEGWHVDPYPYISTGFPFYTRVADFYVSFYVPQG is encoded by the coding sequence ATGAAGAAATGGTTTTGGTGGGCGGGTATGATAGGTATTCTGTTAGATCCCGGATGTTATTTTGATTCCCATGCCTACACAAGTAGGGTTTTTGAAAATAGGGGGGATCATTCTTCTCGTCCGGTGTATCAAATTTCGGCCACTTATTCTCCACAGCAACGTGATGTAACCGGACATATGCGGGTTGAAATCCCGTCGGATCTTCCCGAGGCTAAGGGTGAGGAAGTTTTTTTTCGACTTTATCCTAATGCTTTCCATCACAATTGGGCGGTCGATAAGGAATCACATCCTGAAAAACCGGGTTTTTTGAGCGTCCAAAACGTAAAAGTAAATGGTCAAGAGGTCTCAGCAAAATTGTGGCGAGATGAAACCGTGATGAAGGTGGATTTACCACGGCGTGCCGTGGGTACAGCGCTGACTTTGGACATGGATTACCATCTTCGTATTCCGCAGGGTGGATTGCAGCAGTTGAAGCAGAATGGGAATACAGCTCTGTTAGCTCAATGGTATCCTATGTTGGCTGTACGTGACCAAGAAGGTTGGCATGTGGATCCCTATCCCTATATATCTACCGGGTTCCCTTTTTACACGCGAGTGGCTGATTTCTATGTTTCCTTTTATGTACCTCAGGGTTAG
- a CDS encoding transposase, with protein MVRRKFSLEFKQRAIEQVRGGQHVVQVSRQHDLAVSTINRWIKEDREGVLA; from the coding sequence ATGGTACGGAGAAAATTTTCGTTGGAATTCAAACAGAGAGCAATTGAACAGGTCAGGGGTGGGCAACATGTTGTCCAGGTATCTAGACAGCACGATCTTGCTGTTAGCACGATTAACCGTTGGATAAAGGAGGACAGGGAGGGCGTATTAGCCTAG